Proteins encoded by one window of uncultured Ilyobacter sp.:
- a CDS encoding iron-containing alcohol dehydrogenase codes for MSIYYIPPINLIGKGCLAEIEGPVSSLGTKKALIVSDKFLVSSGTVNKVTDLLDKIDIEYVIYDNVKPNPTVSNVNLGLELLKKSECDFVITIGGGSPQDCGKAIAILGTNGGEVKHYEGVNKTKEKSLPIVAITTTAGTSAEVTINYVITDEERHVKMIMVDTNSLAAITVNDPELMLSKPSDLTAATGMDALTHAIEAVVAKGAYDVTDSTALYAIKQIFDYLPRAVKDGNDSEAREQLSYACFLNGIAFSNAGLGNVHAMAHQLGGLYDLPHGVCNAMLLPIVQEENSKFIPAKFRAIAKTIGMDVANKTDIQCAEFVIEAIKNLSEKVGIPKTLRDVGVNSPDFDRLAKNAMNDACAGANPVFFNKEKLVELFKKIA; via the coding sequence ATGAGTATTTATTATATCCCTCCAATTAATTTAATAGGGAAAGGTTGTTTAGCTGAGATTGAGGGACCAGTAAGTAGTTTAGGAACAAAAAAAGCGTTAATAGTTAGTGATAAATTTCTTGTGTCTAGTGGTACGGTTAATAAAGTAACAGATTTGTTAGATAAAATAGATATAGAGTATGTTATTTATGATAATGTTAAGCCTAATCCGACAGTGAGTAATGTGAATTTAGGATTAGAACTTTTAAAAAAATCGGAATGTGATTTCGTTATTACAATTGGAGGTGGATCACCTCAAGATTGTGGTAAGGCTATTGCTATTTTAGGTACAAATGGTGGTGAAGTTAAGCATTATGAAGGGGTAAACAAAACAAAAGAAAAATCTCTTCCGATTGTTGCTATAACAACAACTGCCGGGACTTCAGCAGAAGTAACGATTAATTATGTTATTACAGATGAAGAAAGACATGTAAAGATGATTATGGTAGATACAAATTCACTTGCTGCCATAACTGTTAATGACCCGGAACTTATGCTGAGTAAACCTTCAGATTTAACTGCTGCAACAGGTATGGATGCCTTGACACATGCTATAGAAGCAGTGGTAGCTAAGGGAGCATATGATGTTACTGATTCAACAGCTCTATATGCTATAAAGCAAATTTTTGACTATCTCCCCAGAGCAGTTAAAGATGGAAATGATAGTGAGGCAAGAGAACAGCTTAGTTATGCATGTTTCTTGAATGGAATAGCATTTAGTAATGCTGGATTAGGAAATGTGCATGCTATGGCCCATCAATTAGGAGGATTATACGATTTACCACATGGTGTTTGTAATGCAATGCTTCTTCCTATAGTTCAAGAAGAGAATTCTAAATTTATTCCTGCAAAATTTAGAGCAATTGCTAAAACAATAGGTATGGATGTTGCGAATAAAACAGATATCCAGTGTGCAGAATTTGTAATAGAAGCTATTAAAAATCTTTCAGAAAAAGTTGGGATTCCTAAAACTCTAAGAGATGTGGGAGTTAATTCACCAGATTTTGATAGATTAGCAAAGAATGCAATGAATGATGCTTGTGCTGGAGCAAATCCTGTTTTCTTTAATAAAGAGAAATTAGTTGAATTATTTAAAAAAATTGCATAG
- a CDS encoding UxaA family hydrolase produces MNFYGYRRPDGKVGVRNNVLVLPASVCASDTTRIVSSQVNGTVTFNNQLGCSQVAPDQELTMDTMAGFAANPNIYGTVVVSLGCENCQMDLVVEAIKKRTNKPIKGVIIQEVGGTLKAVEQAVRFAREMVEDAMSIRREEFPVSELIIGTECGGSDPTSGLASNPLVGEFSDKIIELGATSILSETTEFIGAEHILARRAKDERVKNRIYEIIHRYEKHIQGAGVDVREGNPSPGNKAGGITTLEEKSLGCIHKGGHSTINEVFDYAKPVTERGLVIMDTPGNDPSSVAGMIAGGAQIVLFTTGRGTPTGNPIAPVVKITGNKITAQMMKDNIDFDASPVIYGPENMEQLSDSLLKQVIETANGKPTKSEVLGFNEIAIARACNFV; encoded by the coding sequence ATGAATTTTTATGGTTATAGAAGACCTGACGGAAAAGTTGGAGTTAGAAACAATGTTTTAGTACTGCCTGCAAGTGTGTGTGCTTCTGATACTACAAGGATAGTTTCTTCACAAGTAAATGGTACAGTTACATTTAATAACCAGCTTGGATGTTCTCAAGTTGCACCAGATCAAGAACTAACAATGGATACAATGGCTGGATTTGCCGCTAACCCTAATATTTATGGAACAGTAGTTGTTTCTTTAGGTTGTGAGAACTGTCAGATGGATTTAGTTGTAGAAGCAATTAAAAAAAGAACTAACAAACCTATTAAAGGTGTAATAATTCAAGAAGTTGGTGGAACTCTCAAGGCTGTAGAACAGGCTGTTAGATTTGCTAGAGAAATGGTAGAAGATGCAATGTCGATTAGAAGGGAAGAGTTTCCGGTTTCTGAATTGATTATAGGAACAGAGTGTGGAGGGTCAGACCCAACTTCAGGATTAGCTTCAAATCCACTTGTGGGAGAATTTAGTGATAAAATTATAGAGTTAGGTGCTACTTCAATTTTAAGTGAAACTACGGAATTTATAGGGGCAGAACATATATTAGCAAGACGAGCAAAAGATGAAAGAGTAAAAAATAGAATTTATGAGATAATACATAGATATGAAAAGCATATTCAAGGTGCAGGTGTTGATGTTAGAGAGGGGAATCCATCTCCAGGAAATAAAGCTGGAGGAATAACAACATTAGAAGAAAAATCACTTGGATGCATTCATAAAGGAGGACATTCTACTATAAATGAAGTATTTGATTATGCAAAGCCAGTTACAGAAAGGGGGCTGGTAATAATGGATACTCCTGGTAATGACCCTTCTTCAGTTGCAGGAATGATTGCAGGTGGAGCTCAGATTGTGTTATTCACAACAGGACGAGGGACACCGACAGGCAATCCCATTGCTCCAGTTGTAAAAATTACTGGAAACAAGATAACTGCTCAAATGATGAAAGATAATATAGATTTTGATGCTAGTCCTGTAATTTATGGTCCAGAAAACATGGAACAACTAAGCGATAGTTTGCTAAAACAAGTTATTGAAACAGCAAACGGTAAACCGACAAAATCGGAAGTATTAGGATTCAATGAAATTGCTATAGCTAGAGCATGTAATTTTGTATAA
- a CDS encoding UxaA family hydrolase → MLNAVIIDDQDDVVVAIEEIKKGSEIKYTKKNGDISTIIALDDITIYHKAAAKDISEGKPVVKYGEHIGVAKISIETGMHVHEHNVEGVREEL, encoded by the coding sequence ATGTTAAATGCAGTAATAATAGATGACCAAGATGATGTTGTAGTGGCGATTGAGGAGATAAAAAAAGGCTCAGAAATTAAATATACGAAAAAAAATGGTGATATTAGCACAATAATTGCACTGGATGATATTACTATTTATCATAAAGCCGCAGCTAAAGATATTTCAGAAGGTAAACCTGTAGTTAAGTACGGAGAACATATCGGTGTTGCAAAAATTAGTATTGAGACAGGGATGCATGTTCATGAGCATAATGTAGAAGGTGTCAGAGAAGAATTATAA
- a CDS encoding 2-keto-3-deoxygluconate permease — MIMKFIKKVPAGMMIVPMFLAALINTFCPQIVQIGSFTTAVFSSKGAASIIGVQLVCLGTQLQFREMPKVLKRGGILLGAKFLIGAVIGIFIGKVFGMGGIFGLTTLAVISSVTNSNGSLYLSLMTNYGDETDSAAMSLLTINDGPFFTLVALGASGLANIPLMSLLAAVVPIIVGMILGNFDKELKKFLEPGCALLIPFVGFTLGGGINLTNIIKGGFSGILLGSIVVFVGGTFIVLCDVFLGKRPGYAGWAVSSAAGNSIATPAAVAIIDPAWAPYAATATTQVAAAVVFSAIVVPLITTWWAKKYGCPQIPIENKDKVLDIQ; from the coding sequence ATGATTATGAAATTTATAAAAAAAGTTCCTGCAGGAATGATGATTGTCCCAATGTTTTTGGCAGCACTCATTAATACATTCTGTCCTCAGATTGTACAGATAGGGTCATTCACTACAGCGGTATTCTCAAGCAAAGGAGCCGCTTCAATAATTGGTGTCCAACTTGTCTGCTTAGGAACTCAACTTCAATTTAGAGAAATGCCCAAGGTATTAAAAAGAGGCGGAATTTTGTTGGGTGCTAAATTTTTAATAGGGGCAGTAATAGGTATTTTTATAGGTAAGGTATTCGGTATGGGTGGAATTTTTGGTTTGACTACCTTGGCAGTTATAAGCTCAGTTACCAATAGTAATGGAAGTTTATATCTTTCACTTATGACTAATTATGGTGATGAAACCGACAGTGCTGCTATGAGTCTTTTAACTATAAATGACGGACCATTTTTTACACTAGTTGCCTTAGGTGCATCTGGACTAGCTAATATACCACTTATGTCTCTTTTGGCAGCAGTTGTTCCTATAATTGTTGGAATGATATTAGGTAACTTCGATAAAGAACTGAAGAAGTTCCTAGAACCTGGATGCGCTCTTTTGATCCCTTTTGTAGGATTTACATTGGGTGGAGGAATCAATCTGACTAACATAATTAAGGGTGGATTCTCAGGAATTCTCTTAGGATCCATAGTTGTATTTGTAGGAGGTACATTTATAGTACTTTGTGATGTATTTCTTGGAAAACGTCCTGGATATGCGGGATGGGCAGTCTCCAGTGCAGCAGGGAACAGTATAGCAACACCAGCTGCAGTAGCTATAATAGATCCAGCGTGGGCACCTTATGCTGCAACAGCAACAACTCAGGTGGCAGCAGCGGTGGTGTTTAGTGCTATAGTGGTACCATTAATAACCACTTGGTGGGCAAAAAAATACGGATGTCCGCAAATTCCAATTGAAAATAAAGATAAAGTACTAGATATTCAATAG
- a CDS encoding dihydrodipicolinate synthase family protein yields MKKFMTPAVTIFDENQNIHLEGNRKVYNHLIEGGIDGIVVLGSTGEFFNLTMEEHKKLIDCAVETIKGKAKLLIGTARMRVDETIELSEYAHKRGVDGVMVISPYYFTLSNENLERYYSEVAEGTNASIYLYNFPDRTGYDLSPEITLNLCRKHKNIVGYKDTVVEMGHTRKLIETIIPEFPEFQIYSGFDEFFLSNVISGGAGCIGGLSNLYPKKFSEWSKTVREKDYEKAFEIQKEVNKMMELYEVSNPFIPTMKKAMILNGVEIDENCTTPFSKVSEEQTERIKNIMKKFKG; encoded by the coding sequence ATGAAAAAATTTATGACACCAGCAGTAACAATATTTGATGAAAATCAAAATATTCATTTGGAAGGGAACAGAAAAGTTTATAATCACCTTATAGAAGGAGGTATTGATGGTATAGTAGTACTTGGAAGTACCGGAGAATTTTTCAACCTGACCATGGAAGAACATAAAAAATTAATCGATTGTGCTGTTGAAACTATCAAAGGGAAAGCTAAATTATTAATTGGAACAGCAAGAATGAGAGTAGATGAAACAATTGAATTATCAGAATATGCTCACAAAAGAGGCGTGGATGGGGTGATGGTAATAAGTCCTTATTATTTCACACTATCAAATGAAAATTTAGAAAGATATTATAGTGAAGTAGCAGAAGGGACAAATGCCAGTATTTATCTTTATAATTTCCCAGATAGAACAGGATATGATTTATCTCCAGAGATAACTTTAAACTTATGTAGAAAACACAAAAATATAGTAGGTTATAAAGATACCGTGGTTGAAATGGGGCACACAAGAAAATTAATAGAGACAATTATCCCAGAATTTCCAGAATTTCAAATATATAGTGGATTTGATGAATTTTTTCTGAGTAATGTAATTTCCGGAGGAGCAGGTTGTATCGGAGGACTTTCAAACCTCTACCCTAAAAAGTTTTCAGAATGGTCTAAGACAGTAAGGGAGAAAGACTATGAGAAAGCTTTTGAAATCCAAAAGGAAGTAAATAAAATGATGGAGCTATATGAAGTTTCTAATCCTTTTATTCCAACAATGAAAAAAGCAATGATTCTAAATGGAGTGGAAATAGATGAAAATTGTACGACCCCGTTTTCAAAGGTTAGCGAAGAGCAAACTGAAAGAATAAAAAATATCATGAAAAAATTTAAAGGTTAA
- a CDS encoding fumarylacetoacetate hydrolase family protein: protein MKLIRYKTRNLEQINLGILSKCESKVFKIKESKGLEISDMNILIENSMEDLKVEENAIPLEKIKLLPILEKTKHDIICVGVNYNEHLIETKEKFDNGNFIEPKKTVYFSKRVSSIVGTNQDIEGHFDLDSQIDYEVELGVIIGKKCRNVKKEDAEEYIFGYSIINDLSARKLQADHNQWYIGKGLDSFAAMGPCIVHKSALNFPPELDIKSYVNGELRQNSNTKYLIKGIGEIIEELTKGITLEAGDIIATGTPSGVGLGMVPQSFLKKGDEVICTIEKIGNLKNTVI from the coding sequence TTGAAATTAATTAGGTACAAAACTAGAAATTTGGAACAGATTAATTTAGGAATATTATCAAAATGCGAAAGTAAAGTTTTTAAAATCAAAGAGTCAAAGGGATTAGAAATTTCGGATATGAATATTCTAATAGAAAATTCTATGGAGGATCTAAAAGTAGAAGAAAATGCAATTCCCTTGGAAAAAATCAAATTATTACCAATATTAGAAAAAACCAAGCATGATATTATATGTGTAGGAGTTAACTATAATGAGCATTTAATAGAAACAAAAGAAAAATTTGATAATGGTAATTTTATTGAACCTAAGAAAACAGTTTATTTTTCCAAGAGAGTTTCAAGTATTGTTGGAACTAATCAAGATATAGAAGGCCATTTTGATCTAGATTCACAAATTGATTATGAGGTTGAATTAGGAGTTATAATTGGTAAAAAATGCAGAAATGTAAAGAAAGAAGATGCAGAAGAATATATTTTTGGTTATTCGATAATTAATGATTTATCAGCAAGAAAATTACAAGCAGATCATAATCAGTGGTACATAGGAAAAGGACTGGATTCTTTTGCGGCCATGGGACCTTGTATTGTACATAAAAGCGCTTTGAATTTCCCACCTGAATTAGATATAAAAAGTTATGTAAACGGAGAATTGAGACAAAATTCTAATACAAAATATTTGATTAAAGGAATAGGTGAAATCATTGAAGAGCTAACGAAAGGAATAACTTTAGAAGCAGGAGATATTATCGCAACAGGTACTCCATCAGGTGTAGGGCTAGGAATGGTTCCACAAAGTTTTTTGAAAAAAGGTGATGAAGTAATTTGTACCATAGAAAAAATAGGTAACTTAAAAAATACTGTTATATAA